In a genomic window of Paroedura picta isolate Pp20150507F chromosome 14, Ppicta_v3.0, whole genome shotgun sequence:
- the CNEP1R1 gene encoding nuclear envelope phosphatase-regulatory subunit 1, whose protein sequence is MNSLEQAEDLKAFERRLTEYIACLQPATGRWRIILIVVSVCTATGAWNWLIDPETQKVSFFTSLWNHPFFTISCITLIGLFFAGIHKRVVAPSIIAARCRTVLAEYNMSCDDTGKLILKPRLHVQ, encoded by the exons ATGAACTCGCTGGAGCAGGCGGAAG ACCTAAAGGCTTTTGAAAGGAGACTTACAGAATACATAGCTTGTTTGCAGCCGGCTACAGGACGCTGGAGAA TAATTCTTATAGTGGTATCTGTATGCACGGCAACTGGCGCTTGGAACTGGCTAATAGACCCAGAAACACAGAAG GTATCGTTTTTCACCTCGCTGTGGAATCACCCTTTCTTCACAATTAGCTGTATTaccctgatagggctgtttttTGCTGGAATACACAAAAGAGTGGTGGCACCCTCAAT AATAGCTGCTCGATGTCGGACGGTCCTGGCCGAGTACAACATGTCTTGTGATGAC ACTGGGAAGCTAATATTGAAACCCCGTCTTCACGTCCAATAA